In one Nitrospira sp. CR1.1 genomic region, the following are encoded:
- a CDS encoding long-chain fatty acid transporter, with product MTTIGPASVFAGSFRIYDHSASATGQASAFTAQADDASAGYYNPAGMTQLRGVQLSAGTTLIAGGFSFQNAAGTQANGDLRGSVAVPPPSNLYMTANLKDLGIGSSDSLAVGLAVFSPFGTLTRWPDSSPFSTATTKAAFELIDIRPSIAFRPLPDLAIGLGADVYTFSGAFGEGQVERQFRWPGGLGIPAGTGMELNGRDTAAGFNASLLYTPLRNEDGRPLVNIGFIYRSQATLHLDGQLLAGGTRVADARTTFVVPQVLTGGIALWPVRNKEREWKLELDVDYTGWKSVRNLDTHLSNGLTVATPANWISGYTVMIGTEHKWLNPAPLPDWDVALRAGYWHSQKAIPDQTFNPAIPDGDNHAVSTGIGFMCRDNGRFLGMIPCGGSGKTLSPKGLGIDLAYQAILYESRTVAGNINPTVNGTYRTTLHVGSLNLRVNF from the coding sequence TTGACGACCATTGGTCCAGCTTCGGTTTTCGCCGGAAGTTTCCGCATCTACGACCACAGCGCCTCGGCAACCGGCCAGGCCTCCGCCTTCACGGCTCAAGCCGATGATGCCTCCGCCGGCTATTACAATCCGGCTGGTATGACTCAGCTGCGCGGCGTGCAACTCTCAGCCGGCACCACGCTCATCGCCGGCGGTTTCTCCTTTCAGAACGCCGCAGGCACGCAGGCCAACGGAGACCTCCGCGGCAGCGTGGCGGTGCCGCCACCGTCCAACCTGTACATGACAGCCAACCTCAAAGACCTGGGCATCGGCTCTTCGGACAGCCTTGCGGTCGGCCTGGCCGTCTTCAGCCCGTTCGGCACCTTGACCCGCTGGCCGGACAGCAGCCCCTTTTCTACAGCCACCACGAAGGCTGCCTTTGAGTTGATCGATATTCGTCCTTCCATCGCCTTCAGACCGCTCCCGGATCTAGCCATCGGATTGGGAGCGGATGTCTACACCTTTTCGGGAGCCTTCGGAGAAGGACAAGTCGAACGTCAGTTCCGTTGGCCCGGAGGGCTCGGCATTCCAGCCGGCACGGGCATGGAATTGAATGGACGAGACACGGCCGCTGGCTTCAATGCCAGCCTGCTGTATACCCCGCTGCGAAATGAAGATGGCCGGCCGCTCGTCAATATCGGCTTCATCTATCGCAGCCAGGCCACGCTGCATCTCGACGGCCAGTTGCTCGCCGGGGGCACACGCGTCGCGGATGCGCGCACGACCTTTGTCGTCCCGCAAGTGCTCACCGGCGGCATCGCACTCTGGCCTGTTCGCAACAAAGAGCGGGAATGGAAACTGGAATTGGATGTGGACTATACCGGCTGGAAATCGGTCCGCAATCTGGACACCCACTTGTCGAACGGCCTTACCGTCGCGACCCCTGCCAATTGGATCAGCGGCTACACGGTGATGATCGGGACGGAACACAAATGGCTGAACCCCGCGCCGCTTCCGGATTGGGACGTCGCCTTGCGCGCCGGATACTGGCATTCCCAGAAAGCGATTCCTGACCAAACCTTCAACCCTGCTATCCCCGATGGCGATAACCACGCGGTGTCTACTGGCATCGGATTCATGTGCCGAGACAACGGACGATTTCTCGGCATGATCCCTTGTGGAGGATCGGGCAAAACGCTCAGCCCGAAAGGGCTCGGGATCGATCTCGCGTACCAGGCTATTTTGTATGAATCGAGAACCGTCGCGGGCAATATCAATCCGACCGTGAACGGCACATACCGCACCACCTTACATGTCGGATCGCTCAATCTTCGCGTGAATTTTTGA